One genomic window of Staphylococcus hsinchuensis includes the following:
- a CDS encoding SDR family oxidoreductase has product MARVLILGANGEVSKAAINSFLENTSFTLRLFLRDANRLPYYASDRIRVREGDATNYEDVSHAMNDVDIVFASLSGELDKEAQYIVKAMKEKNVKRLIFVTALGIYDEVPGEYGEWVKQQIAEMLPIYKKAADIIEQSGLDYTIFRPAKLTQMNEVDYEITQKNEPFKGKEVSRKSVAEVAVNIAKNPELHLNKNIGINKPIKE; this is encoded by the coding sequence ATGGCAAGAGTGTTAATATTAGGTGCAAACGGAGAAGTTTCAAAAGCTGCAATAAATTCATTTCTAGAAAATACATCGTTCACTTTAAGACTATTTTTACGAGACGCAAATCGATTACCTTATTATGCTTCTGATAGAATTCGAGTTCGTGAAGGAGATGCAACAAATTATGAAGATGTAAGTCATGCAATGAATGATGTAGATATTGTTTTTGCAAGTCTCTCCGGAGAATTAGATAAAGAAGCGCAATATATTGTAAAAGCAATGAAAGAGAAAAATGTAAAACGACTTATTTTCGTTACAGCTTTAGGTATTTACGATGAAGTTCCTGGTGAGTATGGTGAATGGGTTAAACAACAAATTGCGGAAATGTTACCTATTTATAAAAAGGCAGCGGACATCATTGAACAATCAGGCTTAGATTATACAATCTTCAGACCTGCTAAATTAACACAAATGAATGAAGTTGATTATGAAATAACACAAAAAAATGAACCATTTAAAGGTAAAGAAGTTTCAAGAAAGAGTGTCGCTGAAGTCGCAGTGAATATCGCTAAAAATCCAGAATTACACCTTAATAAAAACATAGGTATTAACAAACCGATAAAAGAATAA
- a CDS encoding class I SAM-dependent RNA methyltransferase, translating to MYQLLAVCPMGLESVVAKEVQELGYETTVENGRIFFEGDEEAIAKCNLWLRTADRLKIVMGQFKATTFDSLFEQTKALPWETIIENGGNFPVQGRSVKSTLYSVPDCQAIVKKAIVERLKEAYQQSGWLDETGAKYPVEVAILKDKALLTVDTSGSGLNKRGYRMAQGEAPIKETLAASLIRLANWTGDTPLIDPFCGSGTIAIEASLIAQNIAPGFNRDFVSESWDMMPDQLYNEMRDAADQQADYDRKIEIYASDIDPEMIEIARRNAEEVGLSDIINFNIKDVNTLTVDKDKPVALVGNPPYGERIGDRDEVEEMYRYIGKLLNENPYLSAYILTSYSEFEHLVNKKATKRRKLFNGYIKCTYFQYWGKKLPKKD from the coding sequence ATGTACCAACTACTAGCCGTATGCCCAATGGGATTAGAATCCGTCGTGGCAAAAGAAGTCCAAGAATTAGGGTACGAAACAACTGTCGAAAACGGTCGAATCTTTTTCGAAGGTGACGAAGAAGCTATCGCAAAGTGTAATTTGTGGTTACGTACTGCAGATAGATTAAAAATTGTTATGGGACAATTTAAAGCAACAACATTCGATAGTTTATTTGAACAAACAAAAGCGTTACCTTGGGAGACAATTATTGAAAATGGTGGAAACTTTCCAGTTCAAGGACGAAGTGTAAAATCCACTTTATATAGTGTACCTGATTGCCAAGCTATAGTTAAAAAAGCAATCGTTGAACGCTTGAAAGAAGCATATCAACAAAGTGGTTGGTTAGATGAGACAGGAGCGAAATATCCAGTCGAAGTAGCCATATTAAAAGATAAGGCATTATTAACAGTCGATACATCAGGTTCAGGTCTCAACAAACGTGGATATCGTATGGCACAAGGGGAAGCACCAATTAAAGAAACACTTGCTGCAAGCCTTATTCGGTTAGCTAACTGGACAGGCGATACACCGTTAATAGATCCCTTCTGTGGTTCAGGGACTATTGCCATTGAAGCTAGTTTAATTGCACAAAATATAGCACCTGGCTTTAATCGTGACTTTGTCTCAGAATCTTGGGACATGATGCCTGACCAACTCTACAACGAAATGCGTGACGCAGCTGATCAACAAGCAGATTACGATAGGAAAATTGAAATTTACGCTTCGGATATTGATCCTGAAATGATAGAAATTGCGCGTCGTAATGCCGAAGAAGTTGGACTTAGTGATATCATCAACTTTAATATTAAAGATGTAAATACATTAACTGTTGATAAAGATAAACCCGTTGCACTCGTTGGTAACCCGCCTTATGGTGAACGTATCGGAGACCGCGACGAAGTAGAAGAAATGTACCGTTATATTGGTAAATTGCTTAATGAAAACCCATATTTATCTGCATATATACTAACAAGCTATTCTGAATTCGAACATTTAGTAAATAAAAAAGCTACAAAACGCCGTAAATTATTTAACGGCTATATCAAGTGTACTTATTTCCAATATTGGGGTAAAAAACTGCCTAAAAAAGATTAA
- the gpsB gene encoding cell division regulator GpsB, producing MADVSLKLSAKDIYEKDFEKTMTRGYRREEVDAFLDDIIADYQKMSDLDSQVVKLSEENNKLKKELEELRLRVATSRPQENKNFSSNNNSSNNVDILKRISNLEKAVFGK from the coding sequence ATGGCAGATGTTTCTTTAAAATTATCAGCAAAAGATATTTATGAAAAAGATTTCGAGAAAACAATGACACGTGGTTATAGAAGGGAAGAAGTTGATGCCTTCTTAGACGACATCATTGCAGATTACCAAAAAATGTCAGATTTAGATAGCCAAGTCGTTAAATTATCAGAAGAAAACAATAAACTTAAAAAAGAACTTGAAGAATTACGTTTACGTGTGGCAACTTCACGCCCACAAGAGAATAAAAACTTCTCATCTAACAACAATTCAAGTAATAATGTTGATATTCTTAAAAGAATTTCTAACTTGGAAAAAGCAGTTTTCGGTAAGTAA
- a CDS encoding DUF1273 domain-containing protein codes for MIKTVYVTGYKPFELNIFKEDIPEVAYLKQFIRHKLILLIEEGLEWVLIQGKLGIELWAAEEVLDLKTTYPELKLGIITPFYGHSEQWNEQNQLKYQKILQQSDFAESVFHSSYEGPHQFKQTDQFMLDHTDQTLLIYDEEQEASPKYFKHMLVDFMDKTNYTCDIVTFDELTEFINDLQWSQDQSF; via the coding sequence ATGATTAAGACAGTTTATGTAACAGGTTATAAGCCTTTTGAACTTAATATATTTAAAGAAGATATTCCAGAAGTGGCATATCTTAAACAATTTATTCGCCACAAATTAATTTTACTGATTGAAGAAGGTTTAGAATGGGTATTAATACAAGGTAAGTTGGGTATAGAATTATGGGCAGCAGAAGAAGTACTTGATTTAAAAACTACATACCCGGAGTTGAAGTTAGGTATTATTACTCCATTCTACGGGCATAGTGAACAGTGGAATGAGCAAAACCAACTAAAATACCAAAAGATTTTACAACAAAGTGATTTTGCTGAAAGTGTATTCCACTCATCATATGAAGGGCCTCATCAATTTAAACAAACTGATCAGTTTATGTTAGATCATACAGATCAAACATTATTAATATATGATGAAGAACAAGAGGCGAGCCCAAAGTATTTTAAACATATGTTAGTTGATTTTATGGACAAAACAAATTATACTTGTGACATTGTTACGTTTGATGAATTGACTGAGTTTATCAACGATTTACAATGGTCTCAAGATCAAAGTTTCTAA
- a CDS encoding DUF1798 family protein, with amino-acid sequence MHTLISQLLHKVQTMQERYEEVKSTNSDYDFYNDVVPFTQEIDALLKQFMYYKTSIIDLPYMNLQKYQLLISNIEELSVECHFQRTSRKLFTEKLKAVQYDLSYIQRSETQL; translated from the coding sequence ATGCATACCCTTATTTCTCAACTTTTACATAAAGTTCAGACGATGCAGGAACGATACGAAGAAGTAAAATCAACAAATTCGGATTATGATTTTTATAATGACGTCGTTCCGTTCACACAAGAAATAGATGCACTTCTAAAACAGTTTATGTATTATAAAACAAGTATCATCGACTTACCTTATATGAACTTACAAAAGTATCAATTATTAATATCAAACATTGAAGAATTATCCGTTGAATGTCATTTCCAACGTACGAGCCGCAAACTATTTACTGAAAAATTAAAAGCCGTTCAGTATGATTTATCATATATACAAAGAAGTGAAACTCAATTATGA
- the recU gene encoding Holliday junction resolvase RecU: MNYPNGRPFKGNKTQVGRTNTTQSSNINYGGRGMSLEKDIELSNKYYLDNEIAVIHKKPTPVQIVNVHYPMRSKAVINEAYFRTPSTTDYNGIYNGYYLDFEAKETKNKTSFPLSNMHKHQVKHMDACFNQNGVVFLLIRFKTLDEVYLLPYANFKYFWERYLNGIKKSITVEEIKKNGYYIPYQYQPRLNYINAVDKLILDESEDRV; this comes from the coding sequence TTGAATTATCCTAATGGAAGACCATTTAAAGGAAATAAGACTCAGGTCGGACGTACAAATACCACGCAATCTAGTAATATTAATTACGGTGGTAGAGGTATGTCATTAGAAAAAGACATAGAATTATCGAACAAATATTATTTGGATAACGAAATCGCTGTCATTCATAAGAAACCTACCCCAGTGCAAATAGTAAATGTTCATTACCCCATGAGAAGTAAGGCTGTCATAAACGAGGCTTATTTCAGAACACCTTCAACTACCGATTATAATGGAATTTATAATGGGTATTATTTAGACTTTGAAGCAAAAGAGACGAAAAATAAAACTTCATTTCCATTAAGTAATATGCATAAACATCAAGTTAAACATATGGATGCATGTTTCAATCAAAATGGAGTTGTGTTTTTACTCATTAGATTTAAAACATTAGATGAAGTTTATCTTTTGCCTTATGCTAATTTTAAATATTTTTGGGAAAGATATTTAAATGGAATTAAAAAGTCTATAACGGTTGAAGAAATTAAAAAAAATGGTTACTATATTCCCTATCAGTATCAACCACGTTTGAATTACATCAATGCTGTTGATAAGTTGATATTAGATGAAAGTGAGGACCGCGTATGA
- a CDS encoding transglycosylase domain-containing protein → MTEKKGTSLTNKSSESGQKNNRNVKRTIIKIFGFLVIAFIALALIGILLFAYYAWKAPAFTDAKLSDNKPAKIYDRDGDLVKTLDNGARQEHVDIDKVPKQMKDAVLATEDNSFYKHGAIDYKRLFGAVAKNVTGGFGSQGASTLTQQVVKRTFLNDQKSIGRKAQEAYLSYRLEQEYSKDEIFQIYLNKIYYSDGVTGVKAAAKYYFNKDLDDLSLAESAYLAGLPQVPNLNNVYDHPKQAENRKDTVLYLMAKHGRITEKQKEKAQKTSLQDTLVKRTDKQRQVTEDKSNKEYDSYINFVKSELMNNKEFKNEKLGDVLNSGIKIYTNMDKDVQKTLQNRIDNGNYYKNGDQQVGSSIVDSESGGLVAISGGRDYEDIKDRNLATDPHPTGSSLKPFLAYGPAIENMQWATNHEIQDEANYQVDGVGFKNYDGNGHGNVRLYDALRESFNIPALKAWQASKEDAGEDAPKKFAENVGLDYQSKIGASEVLGGSSSEFSPTQLASAFASIANGGDYNNAHSIKKVVKDDGETVEYEHISKKAMKDYTAYMLAEVLKGTFEPYGSAYGHGVSGVNLAAKTGTGTYGDQTYKQYNLPDDAAKDVWINGFTPKYSMSVWMGFNQVKQGGTNSFVGHKEQEYPQYLLEDVMGDIASKDGKDFEKPDSVEGSDKDSLSVKGHEDHNTTSDKPEGQGSSSSSSSSDKKDDDKQSSNSSSQSRSSSNNSSGGTSNSGTVTNGSASNASGNNQQNAGANQQNSSSSNGSSGSNALSSLFNLNAIFGNNKAS, encoded by the coding sequence ATGACGGAAAAGAAAGGGACTTCACTTACTAATAAAAGTAGTGAGTCCGGACAAAAGAATAATAGAAATGTGAAGCGAACGATTATCAAAATCTTTGGTTTTCTTGTAATCGCCTTTATTGCATTAGCTCTTATTGGTATTTTGCTCTTTGCATATTATGCTTGGAAAGCACCTGCATTTACAGATGCAAAATTAAGTGATAACAAGCCAGCTAAAATCTATGACAGAGATGGCGACTTAGTTAAGACACTTGATAATGGTGCCAGACAAGAGCACGTTGACATTGACAAAGTACCTAAACAGATGAAAGATGCTGTATTAGCAACTGAAGATAACAGTTTCTACAAACACGGAGCAATTGATTACAAACGTTTATTTGGCGCTGTAGCTAAAAACGTTACAGGTGGATTTGGTTCACAAGGTGCTTCTACGTTAACACAACAAGTTGTTAAACGTACTTTCCTTAATGACCAAAAATCTATCGGCCGTAAAGCTCAAGAAGCATATCTTTCATACCGTCTAGAGCAAGAATATAGTAAAGATGAAATTTTCCAAATTTACTTGAACAAAATTTATTACTCTGATGGTGTGACAGGTGTTAAAGCTGCTGCTAAATATTATTTCAACAAAGATTTAGATGATTTGAGTTTAGCAGAATCAGCTTATCTTGCAGGTTTACCACAGGTTCCGAACCTAAACAATGTTTATGATCATCCAAAACAAGCTGAGAATCGTAAAGATACAGTGCTTTATCTAATGGCCAAACATGGCAGAATTACTGAAAAACAAAAAGAAAAAGCACAAAAAACTTCTTTACAAGATACTTTAGTAAAACGTACTGATAAACAACGTCAAGTTACTGAAGATAAATCTAATAAAGAATACGATTCATACATCAACTTCGTTAAGTCAGAGTTAATGAACAACAAAGAATTCAAAAATGAAAAACTTGGCGATGTATTAAACAGCGGTATTAAGATTTACACAAACATGGATAAAGATGTTCAAAAAACATTGCAAAACCGTATCGACAATGGTAATTACTATAAAAACGGTGACCAACAAGTAGGTTCAAGTATTGTCGATAGTGAGAGTGGCGGACTTGTTGCGATATCTGGTGGTCGTGACTACGAAGATATTAAAGATAGAAACTTAGCAACGGATCCTCACCCTACTGGTTCATCATTAAAACCATTCTTAGCATACGGTCCAGCGATTGAAAATATGCAATGGGCAACAAACCATGAAATCCAAGATGAGGCCAATTATCAAGTTGATGGTGTAGGCTTCAAAAACTACGATGGTAATGGTCACGGAAATGTAAGATTATACGATGCATTACGTGAAAGTTTCAACATTCCAGCGCTTAAAGCTTGGCAAGCATCTAAAGAAGATGCAGGCGAAGATGCACCTAAGAAATTTGCCGAGAATGTTGGCTTAGATTATCAAAGTAAAATCGGCGCTTCTGAAGTACTTGGTGGTTCATCTTCAGAATTCTCACCTACTCAATTAGCATCAGCCTTTGCATCTATTGCCAATGGCGGTGACTATAACAACGCGCATTCAATTAAGAAAGTTGTTAAAGACGACGGTGAAACTGTGGAATATGAACATATAAGTAAGAAAGCTATGAAAGATTACACAGCTTACATGTTAGCAGAAGTATTAAAAGGTACATTTGAACCTTATGGTTCTGCTTATGGACATGGCGTTTCTGGTGTTAACCTTGCAGCTAAAACAGGTACTGGTACGTATGGCGACCAAACTTATAAACAATATAACTTACCTGATGATGCTGCCAAAGACGTTTGGATTAACGGTTTCACTCCTAAATACAGTATGTCTGTATGGATGGGCTTCAACCAAGTTAAACAAGGTGGAACAAATTCATTCGTCGGACACAAAGAACAAGAATACCCACAATATTTACTTGAAGATGTTATGGGTGACATTGCTTCTAAAGATGGTAAAGACTTCGAGAAACCAGATTCTGTTGAAGGATCTGACAAAGATTCATTATCTGTTAAAGGTCATGAAGACCACAATACAACGAGTGATAAACCAGAAGGACAAGGTAGTTCAAGCAGTTCTTCAAGCTCAGACAAAAAAGATGATGATAAACAAAGTAGCAATTCATCTTCACAATCTAGATCATCAAGCAATAACTCGAGCGGTGGTACATCAAATAGTGGAACTGTAACAAATGGTAGTGCTAGTAATGCAAGTGGTAATAACCAACAAAATGCTGGTGCTAACCAACAAAATTCAAGCAGTTCAAATGGTTCTAGTGGCTCAAACGCTTTAAGTAGTTTATTTAACTTAAATGCAATTTTTGGTAATAATAAAGCATCTTAA
- a CDS encoding YpoC family protein, producing MTDKDRFTQLEEQLDKFAQAKKLKTPEAKDLLDQYFDLIINYFKEINDVASIDFDQMEDYPVVPMNFEERYHYMIERKYHFMGYRQMKTLKTELVKMNASYKIRSKNKHS from the coding sequence ATGACGGATAAAGATCGTTTTACACAACTTGAAGAACAATTGGATAAATTTGCACAAGCCAAAAAATTAAAAACTCCAGAAGCAAAAGATTTATTAGATCAATATTTCGACTTAATTATCAATTACTTTAAAGAAATAAATGATGTCGCTTCAATCGATTTTGATCAAATGGAAGATTATCCAGTTGTACCTATGAATTTCGAAGAACGTTATCATTATATGATTGAACGTAAATATCACTTCATGGGCTATAGACAAATGAAAACTTTAAAAACGGAGTTAGTTAAAATGAACGCCTCATATAAAATCCGTTCAAAAAATAAACATTCATAA
- the nth gene encoding endonuclease III, whose product MISNKKSLEMIDIIADMFPNAQIELVHDNAFELTIAVLLSAQTTDNSVNKITKSLFKKYKTPQDYIDVDISELENDLRTIGLYRNKAKNIKKLCQSLLEKFDGKIPNTHKELESLAGVGRKTANVVMSVAFDEPSLAVDTHVERVSKRLGICRWKDNVRQVEDRLCKVIPKERWNKSHHQLIFFGRYHCLARKPKCDICPLLEMCREGQKRIKAEAK is encoded by the coding sequence ATGATAAGTAATAAAAAATCCCTTGAAATGATAGACATCATTGCAGATATGTTTCCAAATGCACAAATTGAACTCGTACATGACAATGCATTTGAACTTACAATTGCTGTACTTTTATCTGCACAGACTACCGATAATTCAGTCAACAAAATAACTAAATCTTTATTTAAAAAATACAAAACACCCCAAGACTATATTGATGTAGATATTTCAGAATTAGAGAATGATTTACGCACAATCGGTTTATATCGAAATAAAGCCAAAAATATAAAAAAATTATGTCAGTCATTGTTAGAAAAATTTGATGGAAAAATACCAAATACGCACAAAGAATTAGAAAGTTTAGCCGGTGTAGGTAGAAAAACGGCAAATGTTGTAATGAGTGTTGCCTTTGATGAACCCTCATTAGCCGTTGATACACATGTAGAACGTGTTTCAAAAAGGTTAGGTATTTGTCGTTGGAAAGACAACGTAAGACAAGTAGAAGATAGATTATGCAAAGTTATTCCTAAAGAACGTTGGAATAAATCACATCATCAACTTATTTTTTTCGGACGTTATCATTGTTTAGCTCGAAAACCAAAGTGTGATATTTGTCCATTATTAGAAATGTGTAGAGAAGGACAAAAGCGTATCAAAGCTGAAGCAAAATAG
- a CDS encoding DnaD domain-containing protein — protein sequence MNIEFLKSRPVIIHKELLEHYNEFGLTETDLVILIKLIYASEISKKQPTVESLQQGTTLDSRAITSIIQNLIQLDLLDLNVSKDEEGKFTEYMNLDKFYEKLNELFEQLNVKEASNQDKIAFQTLFQQFEQAFGRPLSPFEIETLNQWIDYDQHSLNIIQAALDEAMMQSKMSFKYIDRILLNWKKNNVETIEDSKKVSHQFHKPQMKHNVKKVPKFDWLNGENSNDK from the coding sequence TTGAATATAGAATTTTTAAAAAGTAGACCCGTCATTATCCATAAAGAACTACTTGAGCACTATAATGAGTTCGGATTAACAGAAACGGATCTCGTTATATTGATTAAACTCATATATGCTTCTGAAATTTCAAAAAAGCAACCTACAGTAGAGTCATTACAGCAAGGTACAACATTAGATTCGCGTGCAATTACCTCAATTATCCAAAATTTAATTCAACTTGATTTATTAGATTTAAATGTTAGCAAAGATGAAGAAGGTAAATTCACTGAATACATGAATCTTGATAAATTTTATGAAAAACTAAATGAACTATTTGAGCAACTTAATGTGAAAGAAGCATCAAATCAAGATAAGATTGCGTTTCAAACGTTATTTCAGCAATTTGAACAAGCATTTGGAAGACCATTGTCACCGTTTGAAATAGAAACGCTCAATCAATGGATTGATTATGATCAACATAGTTTAAATATTATTCAAGCTGCACTTGATGAAGCAATGATGCAAAGTAAAATGAGTTTCAAATATATTGATCGTATCTTATTAAATTGGAAGAAAAATAATGTGGAAACCATTGAAGATTCTAAAAAAGTAAGTCACCAATTTCACAAACCACAAATGAAACATAATGTGAAGAAAGTTCCGAAATTTGATTGGTTGAATGGAGAGAATTCAAATGATAAGTAA
- the asnS gene encoding asparagine--tRNA ligase yields the protein MNTTIKQAKQHLNEEVTIGAWLTNKRSSGKIAFLQLRDGTGFMQGVVVKNNVSEEVFQLAKDITQETSLYVTGEITEDYRSDLGYEMQVKSIEVIAEAHDYPITPKDHGTEFLMDHRHLWLRSKKQHAVMKIRNEIIRATYEFFNDNDFTKIDPPILTASAPEGTSELFHTKYFDEDAFLSQSGQLYMEAAAMAHGRVFSFGPTFRAEKSKTRRHLIEFWMIEPEMAFCNHQQSLEIQEQYVAHVVQSVLKNCKLDLKALDRDTTNLEKVTTPFPRITYDDAVEFLKEQGFDDIEWGEDFGAPHETAIANHYDLPVFITNYPTKIKPFYMQPNPDNEDTVLCADLIAPEGYGEIIGGSERINDLSLLEQRIDEHQLDAESYSYYLDLRRYGSVPHSGFGLGLERTVAWLTGVEHVRETSPFPRLLNRLYP from the coding sequence ATGAATACTACAATTAAACAAGCAAAACAGCATCTCAATGAAGAAGTAACAATCGGAGCGTGGTTAACGAATAAACGCTCAAGTGGGAAAATTGCTTTCCTACAACTTAGAGACGGAACAGGTTTTATGCAAGGAGTAGTTGTAAAAAATAATGTTTCAGAAGAAGTTTTCCAACTTGCAAAAGACATTACGCAAGAAACTTCTTTATACGTGACAGGGGAAATAACAGAAGATTATCGCTCAGATTTAGGTTACGAAATGCAAGTTAAATCAATAGAAGTCATTGCTGAAGCGCATGATTATCCAATCACACCAAAAGACCATGGAACAGAGTTTTTAATGGATCATCGTCATTTATGGCTACGTTCAAAGAAACAACATGCCGTTATGAAAATTCGTAATGAAATCATTCGAGCAACTTACGAATTCTTTAATGATAATGATTTCACTAAAATTGATCCACCGATATTAACTGCAAGTGCGCCAGAAGGTACAAGTGAATTATTCCATACAAAATATTTCGATGAAGATGCGTTCTTATCTCAAAGTGGTCAATTATACATGGAAGCAGCAGCAATGGCACATGGTCGTGTATTTTCTTTTGGTCCAACGTTCAGAGCCGAAAAATCAAAAACACGTCGTCACTTGATTGAATTTTGGATGATTGAACCTGAAATGGCTTTTTGTAATCATCAACAAAGTCTAGAAATTCAAGAACAATATGTAGCTCATGTCGTTCAATCAGTATTGAAGAACTGTAAATTAGATTTGAAAGCATTAGATCGAGATACTACGAATCTTGAAAAGGTAACAACACCTTTCCCACGTATCACTTATGATGACGCAGTAGAATTCTTAAAGGAACAAGGTTTCGATGATATTGAATGGGGCGAAGATTTCGGAGCTCCACATGAAACTGCGATTGCCAATCACTATGATTTACCTGTATTTATCACAAATTATCCAACGAAAATTAAACCATTTTATATGCAACCTAATCCAGATAATGAGGACACAGTGCTTTGTGCCGATTTAATCGCACCAGAAGGATACGGTGAAATCATTGGTGGTTCAGAGCGTATCAATGATTTATCTTTACTAGAACAACGTATTGATGAACATCAGTTAGATGCAGAAAGTTATAGTTATTATTTAGATTTACGTCGTTACGGTAGTGTACCGCATAGTGGATTTGGTTTAGGTCTAGAAAGAACTGTAGCTTGGTTAACAGGTGTAGAACATGTAAGAGAAACTTCACCGTTCCCACGTTTACTAAACCGTTTATATCCATAA